Within Thermodesulfobacteriota bacterium, the genomic segment TGCGCCTCACCAGACATTATGGCTTTGTAATAAGAGGTTTTCTCACTTTTGCTCAACCCGCTTTTAAGAAACACGACTCTAATACCAAGGCCTTTTACGTACTCGAGCACTGATGATAGATGCTGCTCAGCCAGTATTTCCGTAGGCGCCATTAACACTGCCTGATAGCCTGACTCAACAGCTTTTAACATGGAGAGCATAGCGACGATTGTTTTACCGCTTCCGACATCTCCCTGCAAAAGTCTGTTCATTGGCTTATCTGATCTCATATCTTTTTCTATTTCGCTTACAACCCGGCTCTGAGCGGACGTGAGATCAAACGGCAAAGCAGCAAGCAAAGAATTTGTAAGCTTATCTGTAGGAGAAAACTTTATACCCGATAGTTTTGCAACATCTCGTTTTTTAATAGCAAGCCCAATTTCTGTTAGAAAAAATTCTGTATACGAGAGGGTTTTGTGGGGCATAGAGTCATAGACTGCCTTACCATCTGATAGATCAATAACACTGTCGTTATCTGAAGGGAAATGCGCCCTTTTTATGGCTGATGGATAATCTAAAATATGTCTTTTCTGTGATATATCATCGGGCACAAATGAGCCAAGCGATGAGCCGTATGTATCAATTACAGTTTTCATTATCCTTCTCATGCGCCTTTGTTTAAGACCTTCTGTGAGCGGGTAGATTGGAACGATGCGGTTAAAATGAACGTTGTCCTCATCAATTTCCTCGCCCTCTTCAATTACTTCTATATCCTCGGGCTTTGGGTGCACTATCTGAAGCGCATCGCGGTATCCTAAGCTGACTTCGCCTGTAAGAATAACGGATGCACCTTTGTTGTAAGAAGCCCTTAAATAACGCTCACTAAATTGAAACCAAACCAAAGTGATCGTGCCGGTGCCGTCAGATATTACAATTTGATAAAGTGTTCTTTTTCTGGTCCTAACCTTGCCGGCAAGCATTATCTTGCCCATAACAGTCTCTCTTTTTCCGGGCGTGAGTTTTGATATGCTCTTTACCGTTCTTCTGTCTTCATAGGCGCGCGGGAAATAATTAATGGCGTCATGTACAGTTTCTATGCCCTTTTTGCCGAGAAGCTCTGCTATCCTAGGGCCGACCCCCTTTATGTACTGAACGGACAGCTTGGAAATATCGTCCGAGCTAGGGGTATCCGGGATTTGTGTTTCACAAGGCTTTGTATCAGTAAGCTGCGAATCTTGATTTACTTTTTCAGTCTTAATTGGTGAGAATTTTTTTAAATCTGAGATAATTTCTAGACACCTTATCAAATTTTCTTTTTTCTGAGTGTTATCTATATTGTCGTAGGATGCAAATAGCTCTTTAATAGCCCTAAACCCATCTTTATGATCTTTAGATATAGGCAGTGAAAGGGCCTTGACCATTAAATCACCTACCAGCTTATCTAAGGCCGAAATTTTATCTAAGTTTGAAAAGTTCTTTTTTGAAGCAAATAAAAGCGGCTTTTCAAGTGCTTCAAGTATTGCTAAAATCTGATCCGGCATAGATATGATTTTACAGTGCTATATGCAATTAATGCAAGCTTAACGATGAGAATATAGATTTTAATTGAGACTAAGTGAAATAGCGCGTTTTTGCGCTAAAAATCCTGCGATATATAGTGTTATATAACACTATAATGCACGTTTTAATCAATAGCGGTTTCCCTACAAATATATAACCGTCTGCAATCATGTAATAATTTAAAAAATTTCTAATCTGGCATGGTGATTGCAAATATATAATCTAGAAGCATGGGCTAGAGTCCGAACATAACTATTCGGTATTCTCCAGCACGAACAATAGGGTATTTGATTAAACTAGCACAAGATTCAATAGGAGAACATAATGAAACATGTTGAAATCACTGAATTTGAAGACCTATCGGATGCACCTAAGAATTCTGAGAAACAGTTTGAAATAGAGTCAAATATGGATTTTGATCTGGATGAGGAAAAAACCGAGCAAGAATCCAATGACTCAATCGCTGATTACAATAACGGCGCTCAATATTCCCAGGATAGCCAGCACCGACTGTTAAATAATTACTTTAAAGACATTTCAACTGAGCCGCTATTAAATGTTAGAGAAGAAATAGAAATTCCCGCAAAGATCAAAAAATGCGAGGAAAAAGCGGATCAAATTAGAGCTCTTCTAGAAGAGATATCTAACCAAAGCGGAAGAGAAAAAGATATAGCCATATTAAATGCCTCACATAAGGCTTATAGTGAAAAAGCTAAAGAGCTTAAAAAGAGATTTGCTAACGCTAATTTAAGACTTGTTATAAGCATAGCAAAAAGATATATCAGTCATGGTCTTCCGTTTTTAGACCTCATTCAAGAAGGCAACATCGGGCTGATGAGAGCTATTGATAGATTTGATTATACCAAGGGCTATAGATTTTCTACATATGCTTCTTGGTGGATATATCAATCGATAACTAGAGCTATTTTGGTGCACAAAGGGGTTGTAAGGGTTCCTGTTTATCTGCTAGAAGTTACAAGCAGGGTATATAGAACAAGAGCTATTTTAATAAAAGATACCGGCAGAAATCCATCTCCCCAGGAAATTTCAGAGCACTCAGGCGTATCGGTAAAATATGTCAAACGAATATTGAAAATAACTAATGATTCAGTAAGTTTAGACTCTCCTATCGACGGGGAAAAAAGAACTCTTTATGACTTTATTGAGAATGAAGAGTCCTCATCACCTGATACTCTTATTGTGGATCAGGAGCTTAAACAAAGCATAAGACACTCGTTATCACTTTTGTCGGAGAAAGAAGAAGAAGTGCTCAGAATGCGCTTTGGCATAGATAGAGACGACACCGTGACACTAGATGACATCGGAAAAAAGTTTAAGCTAACCAGAGAGAGAATACGTCAGATTGAGAAAAAGGCTCTAAGAAAGCTTTCCGTATGCAAGATGAGAAAAGCTCTAAGGCACTTTTGTTAAACTTAGTACTAAGCTCTATTTGTGCAATATGGCACAAAATCTACTGTGTGATACTACACAGCAGATTAGCTTTTAATTAGTAATAAAAAGTGATAGAATATCTAAGCAGTTGGTTTTATTGTGAATTGTGTTTGAGCAGTAAAATGGTACAAACATTGCAATTTATAAATATTGATAATTAATGCTGGCAGTATAGGACCGCCGGCAAATCACAAGAAGGAGGTTTTAGTCATGAGAGTAGTAACATTTATATTTGCGTTGATGTTAGTTATGGGTTTGTCCTTTGGGGGATCTTCACTAGTTGGTACACAGTCAGCAATAGCTGA encodes:
- the recG gene encoding ATP-dependent DNA helicase RecG, with translation MPDQILAILEALEKPLLFASKKNFSNLDKISALDKLVGDLMVKALSLPISKDHKDGFRAIKELFASYDNIDNTQKKENLIRCLEIISDLKKFSPIKTEKVNQDSQLTDTKPCETQIPDTPSSDDISKLSVQYIKGVGPRIAELLGKKGIETVHDAINYFPRAYEDRRTVKSISKLTPGKRETVMGKIMLAGKVRTRKRTLYQIVISDGTGTITLVWFQFSERYLRASYNKGASVILTGEVSLGYRDALQIVHPKPEDIEVIEEGEEIDEDNVHFNRIVPIYPLTEGLKQRRMRRIMKTVIDTYGSSLGSFVPDDISQKRHILDYPSAIKRAHFPSDNDSVIDLSDGKAVYDSMPHKTLSYTEFFLTEIGLAIKKRDVAKLSGIKFSPTDKLTNSLLAALPFDLTSAQSRVVSEIEKDMRSDKPMNRLLQGDVGSGKTIVAMLSMLKAVESGYQAVLMAPTEILAEQHLSSVLEYVKGLGIRVVFLKSGLSKSEKTSYYKAIMSGEAQIAVGTHALIQDKVEFKNLGLVVIDEQHRFGVMQRAQLMSKGQNPDVLVMTATPIPRTLALTVYGDLDVSILDELPPGRKEIKTKVYYDQKGAREKAYERVRKEIETGRQAYVVYPMIEESENPDFKDIKYATQMAEELQNDIFPDFRVGLLHGRMKPEEKESIMKRFISNHLDILVATTVIEVGVDVPNATVMVVENAERFGLTQLHQLRGRIGRGGHDSYCVLISSYKRSQDADKRLTIMEQTSDGFKIAEADLSIRGPGDFLGTKQSGLPQFTFANLLRDTRLLSEARDDAFDLVQKHPDLKNYPGLLDEVAKRWGELLELGGIS
- a CDS encoding sigma-70 family RNA polymerase sigma factor translates to MKHVEITEFEDLSDAPKNSEKQFEIESNMDFDLDEEKTEQESNDSIADYNNGAQYSQDSQHRLLNNYFKDISTEPLLNVREEIEIPAKIKKCEEKADQIRALLEEISNQSGREKDIAILNASHKAYSEKAKELKKRFANANLRLVISIAKRYISHGLPFLDLIQEGNIGLMRAIDRFDYTKGYRFSTYASWWIYQSITRAILVHKGVVRVPVYLLEVTSRVYRTRAILIKDTGRNPSPQEISEHSGVSVKYVKRILKITNDSVSLDSPIDGEKRTLYDFIENEESSSPDTLIVDQELKQSIRHSLSLLSEKEEEVLRMRFGIDRDDTVTLDDIGKKFKLTRERIRQIEKKALRKLSVCKMRKALRHFC